The window GTGAAAAAAGTCATCTGCTCCTCTTTTCCCACATATAAAAGACACACAAAAGTGAAAGCTCACCCAAGCTCAGCGGTGCCCCTTGGGGTGGGTGGGCGGGGCTCATCGCGGCTTCTGTTTCTCGGGCTCTGACGCTATTGGCCCCAGCGCTCCTGGAACCGCCCTCCCGGCCGCTCTTCCGCCCTCCCCGCCAGGACTCCGCTGCCTGGAGCGCAGTCAGCCTGCAGCGGTGGGAGGTGATGGGTGGGGCCACCACGTTGagggcccccagctctgcctccaagcCCTCGGGTTCCTACCTGTCCCTGGCCCCTGCTCAGAAAGCCCAGGGTCATCTTCAGCCTCCGCCCTTCCAtcacccctccagccccattcCCCGCGTGGCAGGGGGCACAGGGGCCTCAGGAAAAGAGCTTCTGCTGGGGGTTCTAGTTCACACTGGGCTCCAAGCCTCAGTGTCTccgaaaaatggggataatggtagTGTTAGTTTGCAAACTGGCCCTTACACGGAGGGCAAGGGGAGACAACTCCAGACTGGGAGGCGGACCAGGTTAATAAGCAGGGAACTTACAGacaaggcttgtcttgggcgCACGAGACAAGTAGATCTCCTCACCCACCTGCCAGAGTCTCAAAAGTCTGCACAGAGACCTTCCCGGGATTCAGTCACATATTCAGGCCAGatcctctctcattctctcaagGCTGCGTCTTTGAAACAGCTCCAGCTGTGGGAACAGTGGGTGGACCGTGTATCCCAAGAACAGGAGAGGGTGAGGACCCTCTGACTTCCCGGGGCCAGCTCGCGGGACAGCCTGTGGTGACATCCTCTCGGTGACCTCCTCCAACAGGTGGCCGTAGGTGGGGATTATGAAGTTAGGGAAGCAAAGCACCCAGCAGGTGCCACAGCTCCTAAGGCTTCATCACCTGTCACTTCCCTTCACATGGTTTCCTTTCCTCATGGTGACAGTGCTGCTCCAGCTGCGACCTGAGACACGTGTGGAATAAACATCATCACTGAAGGCCCACACCACCCTGAAGGCTCCTTCCCGAGAATGCACCAGTGCCCGTGGCTGGCCTGGCGCCCCACCATGGTCAGCGGAGGAGCTGGGCTCAGGGCGCAGGTCTTTGGTCTCCCAGGCGCTGTTCTGGACCAGAGCGTGATGAgccagcctgccttcctccctaGTGAGGACGGGGTCCTCTCTCATCAGTGTCTCACCCTTGGGCGCTGTTTCATCCTTTCCCATCTGCTTGTTCCAGGCTACTGGTCCCTGAAGTGGATATGGGACCAGCAGGGACTGTACAGAACCATCTGGACAATGGAGGTGGGAACTCAGGGCACTGGCTGGGACTGGGGTCCACCCCTCCTTCCTGTGGTGACAGATGTTGGAAGGGGCCCTCTTGTCAAGGTGTTTTGACCCCTGGGGAGCTCTTGGTGACAGGTGAGGAGTGCCCCAGGGCCCTTTACCCTAGGTTGCACCCCAGGGTGTCACCACACCCCGTGTCCTCAGGATGCCTCCTCTGTGTCCTCCCCGCTTGCCTTCCTCTGCTGCGGGAGCTGCATTCCCGTGCTGGCCCAGCTCCCCCCTGCACCCTCTCGGAGCCCCAGCCCGACATCTGACTGGGCAGCCAGGGCCTAAgatcagggaagggaaggctcaTCTCCAAGACTCAGCACCACCCGCTGGCAAGGAGGGATGGGGACCTTGTCACCTGCTCCTGCAGACAGGCTTCTGGGTGACACAAAATGATCTGCAGACAGTCCATtccatgtcacctcctccagcccACCTCGGGGTTCAACTGAATTAAGCGCTCTCTAACACCAGGCTCTAAAATGAAGGAAAGACTTAGGTGTTAGGTGATTCAAATAAAGGCTGTGACTGGAACAAACTGGGACAACCTGCCACCTCTTGGGCCAGGCCTGTGCTGCCGACTTCTCCTGATGGGGGCAGAGGTCCAGGTCAAGCCCAGTCTCAGAGCCTCCTCTGACCAGGCCCCAGTCCCCTGTCACAGCCCCgccccctcacagccctcagggggctcccctcccccagctcctggccaccAGGGTGGGCCGCTATCCCCActggcccctctctcctccaaggCTGCGCCAAACCGGAAACAGGAGGCCTccagtgtttattttattgtattgaacTCAAAGGACTCTTTTCTTAACTTAGACAGACAACAAGATTTGACAACACCTGAAACAAGAACATTTCTCTGCCCTGACTGTGCTGACCGGTGCACAGTTAATCACAGAAAAGTGAATGTCATCTTATTCAAGTCAGTGTCTCTGATTTTGTAGAAGCTTCACTGCCTAAAAAACAgactacaaataaataaagtgcATGGAGGGCCCGTCAAGCAGCAAGGGCCCAGTGGGGGCACAAGGAAGAGGCGGGAAAGCAGAAGCAGCTAATGACTCAAGGCCAAACGGTAAGCAAAGCAGGGACAGGAACTCTCACCTTCCTGGGACAGTCCCTTGGAGCCCAGACAGCCCCAGCCAGGGCCCCCGTggacctcccctgcccctcccacggGGTGCGGCCGCtctgcaggggcaggggctccGAGGCCAGGGGCCCCTGAGGCTCCAGCATGCTTTCTCTCTGTTGAGAAGtggcctcctgggccccaggcagctccGCAGGAAGGACAGGGCACCCAGCGCAGCTCACCCTGCTCAATGGCTCCATTCCCGCAGCAATGCCCAGCCACTAGTGTGTGCGCGggcacactcacactcacacccacTCTCTCACACACGGTCAGTGAAGAGCCTCTCCCATGCCATTCttagcctcctcctccctgcctggctggcccaggaagaggctggagctggggatCGAGTCTCCCAGAGGGTGAGACCTGGGCTTAAAAGGGGCACATCTGTGTATCATTCCCAAGGTTTCtcatcccctgcccctctcctcccacgtAGCCCCATGTCAGTCTCTCAGAGGCTGTCCGTGGATATCCATGGATGGAGTCAGCTGGCTAGTGAGCTCCCAGAAGTGGTCCTGGGGGGACagggttggggtggaggaggggacaccAGGACCAGGGGCTCCCAGGCCACTTGGCACAAGGAAGGAAGCCATCAGGACCCATCTGTGGAATCCGCAGGGGTCACGTGGTGGTCTCCAACCAGcctcaggccccagggaggggcaggcagagatCTTCACCCAGGACCTGTGCTCCAGCTGGGCAGCTGAGGAGGGCAGATGGTGGGAGGATCGGCcactctgtccccagggcccacCAGGCTGCCGTGATTCTCAGTCCCAGGAACACTAGGTACGTGGACCAGGAGCAAGCAGTTGCCAGAGCAGTTGTGGGACTGGGTAGGCACGAGTGAGCGTCTCTCCtggctcccctctgccctgctcctaGTCCGCAGTCAGTCGCGCAGCCACGACCAATCCAAGCCCATCCAGAGGAGACTCTCTTGTGTGATCCTCAGcatgggggctgccctggggataGAAAGATGGGGTCACGCTTGGGTCTCAGCCCATCCCACCCAGGTTACCCTTCCTCTCCTGGTGACACCATGATCCCAGGAGCCACCcaacagcccctccctccccaccccaccacccaaaCTGAgaggcctgtgcccctcctcacTGAGGAGCCCTTGGTCAagcttggggtggggtgtggtggggaggcCAGGCTCTGTGGGCGAGGACCCCAGCACCCGAAGGGGTCCTGGGACTCATCTCTCCCATGCCCACCTCAGCTCAGACTGTCCCCTGGCCTTCCCGGTGGCCTCCCGTACACCCTAATGAAAGCTAGTTCGCCACATTCTCTTCTGTGGGCCCCGCTCTCTCTGGGTCCCCTGGGATCCTTGCTCCCCGCCCCAACCCCACTTCCAGAagactggtgtgtgtgtgggggtgcaGGCCTAGAGGCAGATGCAGCTCCCCCACTTCTTACATGTGTCACAAAGGCAGAGCTCTTCCCTCCCAGAGCCGTTTCCCCAGTCAGTACGTGGGGAGAACAGAACTCCCCAGAGTGTGTGTCACTaagtccctccttccttccccatgcCAGGACTGGACCACTGGGCCACCCCACTTGGGGTCTCTGCCTGGAAGGCCTTTCCTCTTCTCCTGGGTCAGTCCCTTCTCTAGGCTGCTACCCAGGCAGCTCTAGGACCAGGGGTGCCCAGGGCAGGGATCTGACTCTCTTGACAAGACCAGAGAAGGGGTGGGTCACCTCCTACAAACACCAGTTCCTGAAAGAAAGAGATGGGGATTTGAGAGTTGCCTCCTCACCCAAAGAGGTCCCTGTCTCTCCAAGCGTCACCTCCTCTGCAAgccccttctccacctgctctccCTCCGCAGACTGAGAGCTGCCCTCCACTCAGGGAGATCCCCATTTTCCCAAATCCTTGGGACAAGGGAGCTGCTGGAGGCTGTCAGGGCTGGAGGACCGCTTCTGTGGCACCCGGAGGGCAccggcaggagctggagggagcgTGGCTGAGATGGCAGAAGAGGAAGACGGTGGGAGGAACAGGGAGGAGCGTGTCTTTCCCACTCTTCCTTGTCCCTAGATGCAGAGCTTTGGAGGAAGCCCTCGGAGAGCGGGGAGGGGAGCAACAGGAACAGCAGAAGCAGAGACCCAGCAGGAGGCGGTTTTGAGAAGGGCTGAGGAGACAGACCTGGGGTTTGGCCCAGAACACAACCATCCTTCCAGGCTGCCTcccaggggtggaggggaagggtggCAGCATCTTTTCTACTCTAGGGCCTTCCCCGGACCTAGTGTTCAAGTGACACCACTGGGGCCATGGGCAGGTGGGGACGCCAGGGCCTCCGCAGGTGAACTGCTGACCCTCCGAGATGTGGAGGCCGCCGCCCCTCACCCCATCTTGGAAACCGGACAAGTGAGTCCAGAGACCTGCAGCTGCCCTGCCTCTCCAGCTCTCGGCTTGGAAGCTTTCTGGGTTGGCTTCCTCAGGTCCCTTCCACATCTCCCCCAAACCACCAAGGGGCCTGGACGTCTAGATGTCATGGCAAccacctccctccagcctgcAAATCCAACCTTTGGCCTCCTACCTTTTCGGTCAGGGCCAGTCATTCACATTCCTGCAGCagaatttcttccttctgctccccgCCTTCGGCCAAGGTGAGGCAACAGGTCGGCTGCACTCAAATAATTTTCTGGAGCTCGACGGAACGGTCCCGTTCTTGCCAGTTTCTGTGCAGTCTGTCACCGGCCGCGACGTGGGTGGCCGGAGCCGTGGCTCGGGGCTCGGTGGCCCTGTCCTCCGCTGAGGTCTAGGGCCCGGTAATCCAGGCCACCCCTCCTCGTTCCCCTGCTGCGTCCCGCCGGCCCCGGACCCCGTGGTCGTTCATGCCGGCGTCTCTCTCGTCGCGGCCCGGAGGTGGCCGCGGGTGCTCACTCGATCCGCACCTGCAGGCGGACGTTGAGCATCACGGAGGCCACGACGTAGAAGTAGGGGAAGTTCATGCGCAGCCGCCAGGCCAAGTCGAAGAAGGTGAGCAGCGTGCGCGTGAGCCCCTTGCAGAAGGCGCCGTACGAGCCGCGGGCTGCAGCTGAGCGCGACAGCCGCACCGCCAGCCCGGACAgggccgccgccgctgcagccgCAGACAGGGCCGCCGACGCCGCCATGGGCCCGGGCCCGCGCAAGCTCCGCCGACCGATCGGTGGGAGAGCGGCCGGGCAGGTGGACCCCGGGCCTGGAACTGCCCGCCAGCCGCCCTCTTGCCCCGCCCTCGGTCTCTCCTCCCGGGCTGGGCTCTGGTTGTAGCCGCAGCCACAGCCACTGCCCCGCCTCAGCCCGCGGACAGCTCCGCCCTCTCGCCGGCTCCCATAGTGGCGGCCTATGGCGTAGCCCCCGCCCCTAACTTGGCCACGCCTCTTGCCGGGCCGCAAGAGAGTTGCTGCTGTAGACTCAGCCCCGCGACACGCCCCGCCTGTAAGCCCCGCCTCCTCCAGGACTACTGAAAAGAAAGCCAGAGAGCTTGTGCGCATTGGAAGGCGCTGCTCCCCAGAAACCGCTTTTGTGCAATGCCCTTGAGATGTGAAGTGGAAGGCGGGAGAGTCTGGGCCTCGATGTCGATCCTGTACAGAAGGCCCACCCAGAACGTTCTGCCCATTCACACCATCCCTTTTCCCTCACTGTTTCCACAGAAAACCGGGACAGCAACCCGTTGTACTTCtctttaattcacattttttctGGTAACTCTGCACTATGAAGTTTCACCAAACTCACATGGGTATTTTTTTCGTTTCTGGTATATTTGCTGAtgttatgtatttctttatttctgaattgCCACATTGTCTTTCCCTTTTACCTGTAGGGGGGGAAGGACTTTCCCTCTACCCTCTTAGATTCaatatatatacactttataggtcaatgaaaaaaacagacaacagacagattatcaggagaaagggtacacatatttattaatttttaatattacttgCTCTGAGGCgtcataaggaaaaaaagaatacccAGAATGGCAGTGAGATTTGAGATCTTATGTACCATTTTaacaggggaagaggagggaacatgTAGGCAATTTAAGGGGgagtaaatgatttttagaaagatGAATGACTCCTTAAAAGAATAGATGGGAGATATAACAATTTAAGATGGAGTTTATCTACGTGTGATGTTGACTACCAATTCCTCTCCTGTTCTAAGAGTCAATCTTCCCTGGTTGGTGAAACTTCCAAGAAGGGAATTTATGACAAATGAGTTCATTTTAGAAGATCTATCTTTAGGCAGATAAGGGGATCTTAGAGAAAACCTCTCCCTCCATATGCTGTTTTTCAAATGCCTTCAGATCAAAATAATTAGTATACACCAAAGTGGCATAATTTGGGGTGGCATGTACTGAACTCCTTCATACTCCATAGTATTTTATAAACACTCCTCTTAATCCATTGTTTGCCTAAATACTGCACAGAATCTCTTAGGTTTTCCCTTGCCCTCGTTCATGGCATTTCTTGCTGGTGCGGTTAAAAAGCCCTTTTGTGGTTTCATCTAATCTTTATTCTAAACCAAATCCAACCCAAACTTGATCATGTTTTCAAGATTACTTAATGAAGTAGGAAAATGCTCATGCTTCCCTAGGgtcataacttttaaaaagctgcaAGATGTGGAGTCACCATGACCCCATCTCAGTTTCACAAGGAGGGCTGACCTGCATATTAAGGCCTTTTCAAAATGCCTAGTCACCATTACACTTGAACATCTCTATGGCATCCGTGTAACTGTTTTAAGAAACCCAACAGATTCATATACATTGATTGGGCAATTGTCCTACTTAT is drawn from Camelus ferus isolate YT-003-E chromosome X, BCGSAC_Cfer_1.0, whole genome shotgun sequence and contains these coding sequences:
- the LOC116662027 gene encoding small integral membrane protein 10-like protein 2A, which produces MAASAALSAAAAAAALSGLAVRLSRSAAARGSYGAFCKGLTRTLLTFFDLAWRLRMNFPYFYVVASVMLNVRLQVRIE